AGGTAGCAAGtatgtattatatattaactattaaatataCTTTGTTAGTGTGTGTATTGTCAACAATGACATTACATTGCACAAACCCAAGTCAAGCCAAACTGTTTGGGGCTTCAAAGTTGCTAAAGTAACATAACTTGTTAAAACATCTACCTCAAATCATTCTCCTCCCATAAACACGCTAATCCTGATGCAAATTTTCCCCTATCAAAAAAGCTAAAGGGCAATGACACGAACATACAAAAGCAAAGTAGACAATCTCATTACTGAAGCAGACAGGTGCATGCTAAAGTTACCCATCCGCGTGACCCACAccactaataaataaaaaaagaaaaaggcaaaCAAAAAGTATGGTGGAAGAACCAAAAAAACCCATCTCTCaccaagtaattaaaaataagggaTAATAGAAATCAACCCCTAAAAAAGgtccaaaataagaaaaaggaaaagtattCATCAATTTGGCTTTAGATCCTGGAACATGGTATCCCACCTGATTTCTTCAGTAGCAGCTGAGGACCAGTATCCATCATCATCATATCCTTCCATTTTTTCATCCTTTTGGAAATGATAAACCATAGGACTAGTAAAAGCATCAAGACCATGCACCACAGTATTAGGGCTTCCATTTGTGAGCAAGAGCCTCTCTTGCTTAGCCACCACCATCTTTTTGTTCCTCTTCATCACATGACTCTTCCATCTTGTACCATAATAAGGCCTTGTCCTTGATGATGACGGCACCACAACAAGTGCTGATGACTCTTCTTCACAGCTGATGAACGTGCGAATGTAATTGGCTAAGCACCTCTTTGTCCTCTTGATAGCCACCATGAGCCTTGCCACAGGGCGTGCCGGTGCCCTCTTTCCCTTCACTTTCCTTGCAAGCTTGAGAATCTCTAGCCTATGTTTGGCTATGGAGAGGCCCATGCTCATGAGAAACTCATGGTTGAAGTAGATTATGTCTTCTTCTTCAAGCTCATTGTGAGCAAAAGTAAGGCCATACTCATACACTAGGGTTGGCTCAAGGCCTGTTTTGGAAAGCCAGGAGAACCAATCCATGTTTTGAAGGAATGTGTGACCTTCAACTTCAAGAGTGGTGTATTTATATAAAGAATGGTATAGAGAAACTGAAAAGAGGGTGGTTAAGTCTGAGGAGTGACTTGGTCTTATAGGGTGGCTAGCTATGTGCTTTTCTTTTTGGGGGAAGTTAGTTATGTATTAGTTGAGTCTTGAGAGTGACTAAAGAAAAAGTAAGCATAGGTGTGTGTGGGGTATGTAACCCACCCATGTTAAAATGTGTTCCCTCCAAATATAGTCCCTGTGAGATCAAACTTTAAGAGTGAGTGAGACCTCAGAATAAGAATTTCTTGTGCAAATTTAATTCCATCAATCACGGGTTAAGGAAAAGTATCACCTTGTGGAACCACCCACTGCTTGTTTGGTGTTTAAGTAGTTGAGAGTGAAAGTAGCAAATGCAACAGTTAAAACTTGGTGTACGGATTCCAATGAGTGTAATGGATCAATTTACAATACACGttgactttataaaaaaaaattgaatttgaattcttataaaataatataattttgaaaaggaacggaaaattttaaatataactaaattttgattattattaatgttaaaGCCCATTCAatagattaaaatttataaaaatatcttaaggttcagaaagaaaaaaaaaaactctaataactgtggttaaaaaaataaacaaacttgTGTATGCCTGGCAAACCATTCAGGCGTTACGTACAACAATGACAATGGCTTTGATTAAACGAAAAGCAAGACCTTCCattcttttgctgtcaaatgaATTACATATGATTGAATAATATCTCCCATAACTCATGAAACTTGTCCCAAGAGTGACACTTGATTCCGGAGCTTCGTTTTCTTGTTGCACTTGCTTGTGGAATAAAGAGGATAACTCTCTAGTACTAGTACAATTTCCTCAACTTATTACTTGGATTAAGTCCCGTACTTCTCTCCTATTTGAGGCAAACAATAGAGCTTTCTttgaaatgaaatagaaaaaaaaaagagaaataggattgaaaaatataaaatttagaaataaaagagaattaaaataaaaagatattaatgaattaaaaaaaagaagtaaaaaaaactatcaccTTATTTGGAtcaatgaagagaaaaagaaaaaaaatatatatatatatataatattcttatattaattaaaaataaatttaacttaaataataaacagttattttatttttttcttaacataaaattaattactatttttaaaatttaatttaattttttagaaacttaaaaatgaaaaaaaatcctctTATTTCATATCAATTTAAGTAGAAAGGTTTTTCTTGTGAATTCCATAGAAAAAAATCCTTTGTCATATTTCTTCTCTCAAACAAATAATAAGTGGCATTTTTATTATAGctccattcttcttattttgtttcctttttattttccttaaaaCAAACTATACTTAAGGGATAGAGAGAGGACACTCAGGACAGGCAAGAGAGAGGTATAAGTTAGACTTTCATAAATTAAGGAAGCACTAACTGTAatgatttcattaattaatcttACCCAAACGGCTATCAGGGGGGGatgctttattttcttttggttgcataaaataaaataaaaaagtttattcaaGATCAGTATTGGAGTCTGTTTTGCTCGAGACGATACTTCAGGGAGAGAAATGGAGAGAAGAAAGTTTGGAAAATAGTATTTATCATTATCCGTGATGACTTTCTATGTAATGTTACATTGACTTTGGTTTTGCGTGCCATAACCACCCAATTAGTTTCTAATCTCTACGTATTTTCTAATTAGTTGGGCATAACATAATGACTGATTAGTTTGCACGTTTGAACTCTTGCAAGTGTCAAAGTTCTAAATTTGCAATAATGATGATGTTTTTCTCATCTGTAATATCATATTATCctatgtcatctatatctataCGTTAAGTACAATTctcatttctaatttaattcttCTAAATATTACGCATTTTCCACTTAAtatctttaattacaaaaaacttTCAGACATCAGTATTGGTATTGCCATGTGaagttctttttcttcttgtctatttttcttttttttaattatagtcAACTCATCAACTTGTTAACGCTGCTTccgcaaaaataaaataaaagggaagttgaaaataagaacaaaaagtAATCCATAACTTGTTTTGGCTACATGTCAATTTCCTTTTTCCCCGAATCAGAAGAGCTTGTCGTAttccctcaaaaaaaaaaagagctttTCACAACGCTTAATAAATGGCACAAACACTACCCATTGTATCCCAAGGCACCAAAAGATAGTTTCCCCCAGCTTGCCCTATGTTCACATGCTCCTATCCAATTATAATTAGAATTTGAATCTACACAGGTTCACACACAAATTGAAACATGATTTTGTACTATATATTCCATTGtgaattacataatttttacattgaaatttttttcattcttacttTTATCTCTTCTTCAAACATGAAaatgtatattaaattaataaaattaagaaaaattttaataatatatttgataaatgGAAATAAATCAAGTTATAATCCAAATTCGAGCttcatatttttctaataatataaatttggaACTTTAATTTGtctcatttaaataaatgaatcaaatttgAGCACCATATTTTTTTCACAAGTCAAACTCTTGACTTATTCATTTGCATCCTTACTCACacattgaatttaaatattaaattaataagattaAGTAAGACTTCAAgaatatatttgataaataaaaaataattgttataaattaataagtttgatattttttaataatcgtatttcaaatatttaacttGGCTGATTTAAATAGATGAGTCaaatgatatcatttttttcaCAAGTCAAATTAACTCTTGACTTGATTCATTTATATCCTTAATTAcccatatatttaattaattttatacgcACACTAGTCATTTATGAATaataatgagattttattttagttttttactcGACTTAATTTACTTGAATCACTTCTACTTCTCAAGTCAGGTTTGATTTGAGACAGTTAATATGCTTCCAATTATAACTAGGTCTATTTTTTTCCGCTAAATCATATCAGTTAGATTTGAAGTTGTTGATACAAACATGGCTGAAAAGGtgcatgaattaattttaacccGCTTAAACTATTCCAAAGTTTAGATTTCACAACACTCCATATGCTAGTTACGTGGTACTTGCTGCTCATGAaagcaatcttttttttttggctttttatcTGTCTGGTTCAAAGGACCAGCCAATCCGATGTTTGCGTATCAACCTAATTAAGAGAAGGCAAAGATAATATACGTACGAATTTGAAGTTCATCTATAACCGTTTAATAATGAGAAATTAAACACAACTATGTGTAAGATATCATTTAAACACCATGCAAATTGCGTAAGCAAATGAATTTGTGGTTCCTCTGCCTTCAAACAGACACATAAagcataattatataaattgaaataatatgaGTATTAATAACGACGATTATCTAGTTATGTCAAAGTtattttgaagataaaatagtaataattagttaattgtattttgtttggTAACGGTGTGTTCGTTTGTGAACATCATAATTGAGTTTATGGGGTATCAACAAGCGTTAATCATCAGCTTGGCAAACCTaaaatttcacttttaattatcaCAAGAACAAGCAAAGATGTTTAAGAAATGACTATTTGGTGCCATGTAAATTTCATAGGAATATTATATTATCCCAAATTTCGATCTTGCAAAGAGGGAGCAAGAAATTTGCATAAAAGAActatataattaaatgttattacttaattatttcttttattgatcTCTAAATTTGTACATATAAAAGGacgtctattaaaaaaatattaatcttcATGTTTATGAGATTAATCTCTAAATTTTGTCTTAGTGATACGCTGGACAgccaataaaaaattgaaaatgtagaATAGTTTATCATTTTCTTGCAGAGCATATTCTATTTATGTCATACGCTGGATATGACAACATGGCTATAAATTACGGGCACGTGACTCGCGTGATGTGTGAGACCCACCTTTACTGTTGCATTATATAAATGGGCTAACCCATGTTACTTTATTTGTTTCTTCCTCCACATTTAAGATAGTGATTTTCTATACTAACACTGGAATACCAGATATGTCCTCCATATAATGTTCGAATAGCAGCCCAGCAAGAAATTGTTGACTTTATAAGaggacaaaaacataaaaatataaagccaATTACCTAACTCCAAATTTCAATTGAATGTGTTTTCAATTTAGTAATGTTTTAGTACCATTAGCTATATAAGCCCATGAACCATTCATTTCCTTTCTAgtataaaagtgtttttttcttcttgaaaataattttgttaaaaatgacttttaatttttttaatggctttgtttaagtttttgaaaaaaaaaaatacgatttctaattattaaaaaactattttaagtaatttcttttttttaagaggCAGAGAAAAAACTGTTTCCTTTACTTTGTATAAAATCTCTAGAAACTTATCacctttttatacatttttaaaaatgtttttggaTTAAACAACTTTTAATCTCTACAATATATAAGAATGCtttggttttcatttttcttttattttatttccatccctactatattttttttcactatgGTCATTTAGCCTTTGGGGAAAAGAATGGTTGATAAGCCCCTAGAaattagaaaggaaaaaaaaaggtttatttatcatatttaaactAATACAATCTGGAGTtacttcaaaaaatttaaattgaagtaaTGAAGAAATACTAAGCTTAGTTAAACAATTGTTGTACGTCTGATTGGCCCTATGTTTAAGCATGAATACAAAGGAGATAAGCATATTTAATAGAATTGGATTCAACTATAATCTTCTTTAATCCTCGTTTCCAAGTCAAGTGGAGGCCATGATAAATCCTCCAAAGTTCCGCAATTGTGATAAAACAAATTTCAACTATCACCCAACCTAACAAATAGGAGTAGCTTTCATGGCTTTGTGATTAAGAGTCTGTCTGCATCTTTTTAATGGATTTGATGAGGTTATTGGATCGCTCAACATGTCATTCCAAACACCCACTAAGATTGAATTCAATTCCTCACTTAACTATTGATTTGCTACTTCACTAAACACATCCCTGCTcccaaaattataaacatttctCAATCTCCAAAGGACATTCACTGAAAAGCCAAACAATAAGTCTGAGTGTGAAATTTACACAAATTTACATAGAACCTAATTTAATCTTACTAAATCAACttgtaacataaaaattattctttactTATATACTTTGTTTTGGAAATATTTCTAATAtgagattttcatttttttcatacatTCCTTCAGGCTCAAAACTAAGGGCTTAATGCatgaataatatgataaatgactcattaataaatttaataataaattttgatattactttaaaatttaagtatgaATCTAACTAAGTTTCACAAAAATGACTTATTTGATAAGAATTATcctctatttttatattatgttttgatCATACATTAGTTGGTGCAAAATTTCCAACAATACTAATCAGTTATCTTTTTAAGTATCATGGACGCAAACTACTGTTGTCTTATAAGTCCTTTATAAGTTCGATTAATTCAAACACTTTTTTAGGAACTTTCCTCATTAATAAAGTAgttagacattttttttaagatattaatattacatttgaAATACAACAAAAAGTTGATAGATCAAGTACTGTCAaactaaatttatcaattaaagtaaaattgGAAGTTGGTGcagtttaagtaaatatttatggCTCTTTTTTTCGAGACGAACACCCTTAGCTCAATGTATAGTTGCACACTAGTCAGAAAaaatctcttttttctctcttgattatatatgtagagagagagagagaaaagtgtTTAGTGAAATAAACTCATTAACTCTCCTTTGTCTGTGGTGAGAAATTAATCCGTAATTTCATTTTTACGTtcactgaaaaaaaaattctcgaACGTTTTGGGCTCTTTTTGTGGCATATCctcaaacaaaaatgaaacctaattaaaagcatttgaataaatattaacaTACATTTACTTTGTTTccctcttatttttttctctttattttctattacatcaattattatatttataactttttattttcttttcatctctctTGTATCCATCTCATCTACCTCAAAATGGGATGAATGTTACCCATTTTCCTTCAGGAAACTTTCAAGATGAGAGGTAGGTCATAATCCCTGTCCCTGAATACCATAATTGGTCAGATAAGATTCAACATAATTCCATGTAACCCAACCACTAATAGGCCCAATATCAATATGAAtgctaatttcaaaataatcgTTAACCACACGTGACTCGTCTTCATCAAAAACTCAATTTGATGGACATCGGAAGCAGCAAACTTTGACCCTTTTATAGACAACCaacaaaataatcaatcaaatctcctcttttaatcatattttttcatttataaaattttaattttaatgtattgttttagaaaattgaACTCAAAATTACTTGAATCGATAAGTAAGATAAATGAGTAGACTAATTTGCTCTTTTCAACTTCAATTAATTCACTAGAGAGATTGTTATTTTATCGGTGCAAAAGGCTCGATCTTAATCCcaagtctttttcttttttttttggaaaactctTAATCCTAACTCCTAAGTCTTAACTTGACATAGTATTACCATCTTCGCTCGAGCATACAAAACTCATCTCACGTTCTtcgcatttaaaaaaattaaggagttattttatttgaaaaatatttttttttaatttttatgtgtatatataaaaaaatattttattactttttatactgaattttaaaattaaaaggaaaaataaaaataaagttcgtacaattttattataaaaaatagttcttTAAATCAAGATAATTAACCGTCCTTTAATTTTCCATACCCATATTTTTCCCTGATcggataaaatataataattggtACACTTGCTGTCGGCATACTTTCTTGCACTTTTTTCATCCACTTTCTCAACATGCCTATATTTAGTGCTTTAAACAAGTGTTGGTGAGCTTTCGAAaaacacacacgcacacaaGTGTTGGTGGGTGGTGTTAGTTGTTTGCTAGCCTAATAGttagatattttaatataaagagagaatttacaaataattatgttaattatacaaatttaaaattaagtaaaaaatattaagagatTATGATAGTGTGAATTAgcgaataaaaaattaagtatattaaATCATCCATGTCCGTACATAAAccatgttcatatatatatatataagaatataaTACGTCTTTTCATGAACAAGATGTAAATGTATAATTGGGTATAAAATGGGAATATTTGATTGATAGTGGATGAATATgattaaacttttaatattgttttgatTTAAAAACTAGTGCCAGGTTAAATTAGTTGCAATGTCTTCATCAaatgaaaatacattttcttaCCTTTTACgttaaatagtcattttttttaatatgtattttgttgataaatgtattcctaaaagataaaaaatataaaatttagtctttgaaagtataaaaagtacaacaaatatATCCCGTTGTTAATTTCTGTTTGTCACTATTGATAAAATAGTCTACGTAACACAAAGAGACGAATTTGTAACTGAAATAATTGATAATGTGATCATCTCTAATTGTCAGTATagggacatatttgtcatatgatattattttttgactttttcgtCTTTTCACTCTGTTGACAAATACGTccgtgaaagataaaaatacaaaatttaatcctcaaaagtgtaaaaaatacaataaatatattcagacgttaatagtagattgtgactaattattataatttggaaaaaCTTATAATGATTATGATAAAATTTTGGAAGACTTATATCATATTGGTAAGTGTTTGTTTtcgttatataatttttaagtttcttCAACAATTGAGacatacataaaatattatcaatggaagtaaatttttattactttggCGAATATTTCTTACTTCTCttcaactacaaaaaaaaaaatcaatccttTGGTTGTTAACTTTTGAATAAATGTTATCATCAtagatgaaaaaattattataaaacaataagaaaatcattatttatgtttaatcaaacactatttatttaattgttttttttataaatttttcataacaaaatatgaatgtctattagtatatacaatgacatcaaattacaaattataataaaagtttgttgataatattttacagaataagcattttttttacttaaacctTTCATCAAACATgggagtataaaaaaattattataaaacgagtattttttgttcttttagactcaatttaatttacgagtttgttaaaaaaaattgtcataatcattataaattttttaaaattataataattagtcacaatctactatTAATCTCCGGATGTATTTGTCGCCCTTTTTACATTTTCaggaattaaattttgtatttttatttttcagggaTGCATTTGTCAATAGAGGGAGAGagtaaaagtcaaaaaaatattatatgacaaatatgttctTATGTTAGCAATTAGAGATGTCtatgttgacaatcatttcagtgacaaatttgtctcTCTATGTCTCagaagttatattttattaatggtgatAGACAAAAGTTAACGATcggatatattttttgtattttttatacttttgaggattaaattttatattttcatcttttagggacatatttatcaacaaattatatattaagggacaaaaatgactatttaacCTAACTTTTTAAATACATGCTTGCACAtctatagtaaaataaaaataagtatagtAAATAAAAGAGTAAACTAGCCCTCAAGTTTTACCAAATGATATCCACTCAAATTTATAGCTACAATTACCCTCCACTCCATTCACctctttttattaatagaatatGATAAAAGTATATACATAAATCCATGCATTAATTATaggtacttttaaaaaaatctatttttttattttaaaaatatttaatcgtTTTAATATCAATCTGCAGCaaatatttaatcatatttcAGCAGTATAAAACTTCAATCTACACCAAATATTTAGtatatttaatcattttgagtaatatttattttttaatcaacactaagtagaataaaaaaattttgtttttatatattaatgtttacatatatcattaaaataactaaatattttaaaaaataataatttttttgcgtTAATTAATAAATCGcacaatttataaaataattactatttaTTGTCAAATACTGATAAATAATTCACTCAACCTTTTGCagataaactaataaaattatgatttataagTAGGATTACTTTCACAACACATTATACTCGGCAATGAAGAAAACATTCAAGAGGACTTATATACAAGTATATGCAGAGATGTAAATTAAGTGATAATTAGCCCAAATTAAATTCACAAATATTCCACTACTTAGCctgaaatagaaaatgataattCCACCCCAGATATTATATATCGGTAAACAgttatttctaattaaattttcgtaaataagatttaatattattaaacaagtgtaaaaaaaaaaaagtagatcaTTTTCCGTTCAGAAGACGTCTCATTGAAAGAAAGTTGATTTCGTCATTGAATTGGTTTGTTGAGCGTGCTTGCtgacaaagaaaaaacagaCCAACGCTAAACAAAATAATACTGACAGTAATGTACGTATTATATTCACAGGAGTAATACTGATAAGGATTATCTCAAATAGCATTATCAAAGATCACTCTCATCTGAAGAaaaacactatatatatatatatatatatatatatatatatatatatatatatatatatatatatatatatatatgtgaggatGATGCTCTCTCatgtgataataaaaataattatttttattcgttaaattaaaatgaaagatcaatacaaaagatcaaattaaagtttcatctaagcatatatatataaaaatcaaagatcaaaattaatatgTCAGTGATGATAGTCATGTTGGTCACAATAACGGTGGTCAAAATAATGATCATGATAATGGTAATAACAGTAATAATGACGGTCATGTTGGTGACGACGATAGTGATGATGGCAGCGATCATGATATTGATCGTTGTGGAAATGATCTtgacataaattaaatatttaaaatatttgattttttatttgataaatcttataaaaaatttatggttAAATGagactttaattcaaatttaaaatattttaatcttgatcattcattttaatttaactgATAAGAATGATCATTCTCATTCTCACATAAGAAGAtttataaattgtaaaaaaataaaaataataaatattgattattgattatttattataaaacaaatatattatttgatttaaatagttaagattataaaacaaatatataatttttttaagtaattatgtgATTTATTGAggattaacttttaattttcatttcatgtaagattatatatatgatcataATTTATTAGTATTTGCTAGTCTATATTGATGATATTATCATAGTAGGTCCACGTACTTCATTAATTTGCTAAGCATCAAGCCTTTTGCAACAACACATCATCAAGGTTTTTGGAGACTTTGAAGTATTTCCTTAATTTGGAAAAAGCTCAGTCCAAACAATCGAAGTAATCCAGTTTTGCCAACATAAGTATACTCTTCAAATCCTTGAAGATGTTGGTTTTTTCAAAGCCAATGTCCCTATGGATTCAAGTTCGAAGCTCAATGACAAAGTTGATGGGGAGCCCTTTAGCCGATGCATCTCAATGTTGAAGGCCTTTGGTAAGACTATATAATGTTCTTAATTAATCATTCTTAATTAGGTCAGACATTACTTATGCAATCAATAAGTTAAGTCGATTTATGTCTTAACCTCAAGCCACTCATCTCATTTCACCGCTCTTCATCAGATTTCATAGAGCAATGCATGCACTTGAAGTCAATGAATCATATTTCTTGTTGCATCAAATATAAAGCTT
This region of Glycine max cultivar Williams 82 chromosome 7, Glycine_max_v4.0, whole genome shotgun sequence genomic DNA includes:
- the LOC100811351 gene encoding uncharacterized protein, which produces MDWFSWLSKTGLEPTLVYEYGLTFAHNELEEEDIIYFNHEFLMSMGLSIAKHRLEILKLARKVKGKRAPARPVARLMVAIKRTKRCLANYIRTFISCEEESSALVVVPSSSRTRPYYGTRWKSHVMKRNKKMVVAKQERLLLTNGSPNTVVHGLDAFTSPMVYHFQKDEKMEGYDDDGYWSSAATEEIRRREKDGGAPHPTHV